A single Ciona intestinalis chromosome 12, KH, whole genome shotgun sequence DNA region contains:
- the LOC100175491 gene encoding cathepsin L-like, with amino-acid sequence MWFSLLFVGYFLFPNYVLSGANTLVGGWSKISEADFMEYEQQYSLMNEIGTNLLASPLVNGVRTSGLRTDVPFCFASQVVQGIQLKVFFQAHTDSQPNNKITCASVVWIVSWYKPPVQSIHTTCGNAQSAEAEHLCPKSRPKRDLLNEFDKHTTNMVRPTTDGDVKILFDMFLEKYPRTYSSSSDEYNERFEIFKTNYQVVQHLNEIERGTAVYGITKFMDMSEEEYHRTLAPGFTRPLVPIQTLNSAELDTTNIPDSMDWRKHGAVTEVKNQGSCGSCWAFSTTGNVEGQWFLKHKKLISLSEQELVDCDTLDSGCGGGLPSNAYKSIEKLGGLEPEKDYPYVGEGEKCAIKQSDFKVFVNNSVALPKDEVKLAAWLAQNGPISIGINANLMQFYWGGISHPWKIFCNPKSLDHGVLIVGYGTENGTPFWIIKNSWGPDWGEEGYYRIYRGDGSCGLNNMATSSIVD; translated from the exons ATGTGGTTTTCGTTACTTTTCGTTGGATATTTTCTGTTCCCCAATTATGTTTTGTCTGGAGCGAATACTCTTGTTGGTGGTTGGTCGAAAATATCCGAAGCAGATTTCATGGAATACGAACAACAGTATTCTCTAATGAATGAAATTGGGACAAATCTGCTTGCATCCCCTCTTGTTAATGGAGTACGAACAAGTGGGTTAAGAACGGACGTGCCATTCTGCTTTGCATCTCAG GTTGTTCAAGGAATACAACTCAAAGTCTTTTTTCAAGCACACACAGATTCCCAACCAAACAACAAA ATAACATGTGCAAGTGTGGTATGGATTGTGAGCTGGTATAAACCACCAGTACAAAGCATTCATACAACTTGTGGAAATGCACAGTCTGCAGAAG ccGAACATTTATGCCCAAAGTCCCGACCTAAGAGAGATTTATTGAATGAGTTTGATAAACACACAACTAATATGGTGAGACCAACCACAGATGGTGATGTTAAGATATTGTTTGATATGTTCCTGGAAAAATACCCACGCACGTACAG ttcaAGCTCTGACGAATACAATGAAAGATTTGAAATCTTCAAGACAAATTATCAAGTAGTTCAACATCTCAACGAAATTGAACGAGGAACAGCTGTTTATGGGATTACTAAGTTTATGGATATGTCTG AGGAAGAATATCACCGAACATTGGCTCCTGGTTTCACTCGACCCCTCGTGCCAATCCAAACACTCAACAGTGCCGAGTTAGACACAACCAACATTCCAGATTCAATGGATTGGAGAAAACATGGAGCTGTAACTGAAGTTAAGAACCAG GGCTCCTGTGGATCATGCTGGGCCTTCTCAACCACCGGTAATGTTGAAGGTCAATGGTTCCTGAAGCATAAGAAGCTTATATCGTTGTCCGAACAAGAACTTGTTGATTGCGACACTTTAGATTCTGGCTGTGGTGGAGGGTTGCCTTCGAATGCTTACAAAAGCATTGAAAAACTTG GGGGTTTGGAACCGGAGAAAGATTACCCCTATGTTGGTGAGGGTGAGAAGTGCGCAATCAAACAATCagattttaaagttttcgTCAACAATTCTGTTGCGCTGCCCAAAGATGAGGTGAAACTTGCTGCTTGGTTGGCTCAAAACGGACCGATTTCCATCGGGATAAACGCAAATTTAATGCAG TTTTACTGGGGTGGGATTTCCCATCCGTGGAAAATCTTCTGCAACCCAAAAAGTCTTGATCATGGCGTGCTTATTGTGGGGTACGGCACAG AAAACGGAACTCCATTCTGGATTATTAAAAACAGCTGGGGACCCGACTGGGGCGAAGAG